The nucleotide sequence TGGGTGCGGATGAGGACTTCGACGACCTGGCCGTCCGGGCGGGCCACGGCGGTGTGCAGCGACTGGTAGAGGTTGAACTTCGGTACGGCGATGAAGTCCTTGAACTCCGAGACGACCGGCGTCAGACAGGTGTGCAGTTCACCGAGGACGGCGTAGCAGTCCGCGTCCTCGTTCACGAGCACCAGCAGGCGGCCGAAGTCGGTGCCGCGCAGCGGACCGCGTTTGCGGGAGACACGGTGGACGGAGACGAAGTGGCGGGGCCGGATGAGCACTTCGGCCGGGATGTCGGCCTCGCGCAGCACGGCGCGCACCTCGTCGGCGACCTCGGCCAGGGGGTCCTCGCGGGCGGCGTTCTCGGCGATGAGTTCGCTGGTGCGGGCGTATTCCTCGGGGTGGAGGATGGCGAAGACGAGGTCTTCCAGCTCGGTCTTCAGGGCCTGCACACCGAGTCGTTCGGCGAGCGGGATGAGGACGTCGCGGGTGACCTTGGCGATCCGCGCCTGCTTCTCGGGGCGCATCACGCCGAGGGTGCGCATGTTGTGCAGGCGGTCGGCGAGTTTGATCGACATCACGCGTACGTCGTTGCCGGTGGCGACGAGCATCTTGCGGAAGGTCTCCGGCTCGGCGGCGGCGCCGTAGTCGACCTTCTCCAGCTTGGTCACGCCGTCGACGAGATAACGGACCTCCTCCCCGAACTCCTCGCGGACCTGGTCGAGCGTCACCTCGGTGTCCTCGACCGTGTCATGGAGGAGGGAGGCGGTCAGGGTGGTGGTCTCGGCGCCCAGTTCGGCGAGGATCAGGGTGACCGCGAGGGGGTGGGTGATGTACGGCTCGCCGCTCTTGCGCATCTGGCCCCGGTGGGAGGACTCGGCGAGGAGGTAGGCGCGGCGCAGGGGGTCGAGGTCGGCGTCGGGGTGGTGGGCGCGGTGGGCCTCGGCCACGTGCCCGATGGCGTCGGGCAGTCTGCTCCGCACTGCGGGGCCGAGCAGCGCGGCCCGGCCGAGCCTGCGCAGGTCGATCCGCGGCCGGGACTTCCTGCGGGCCACCGTGGGCGCCGTGGGCGCTACCGGGCCTGGGCTCGCAGGGTTCGTGGCCTCCGCACTCATGGGCACCTCCGGCTCGTGGACCGGCGGACGGGGCCCGAAGGGCATACGCGACTCAGGGTTGGCGACGTTCCCCCGTCCGTGCCGGTGCTTGATGCTACCGAGCCCATCACGTGCGACCGACCGCCTCTCGGCCAGCGTGAAACGGATCACCCATTCGAGCGACGACGGGGAGGTTTAGAGTTTGCGCCACGTGCCCTCCAGTCGTCAGCGGTTTCGAAGTGCCTTGCTGTCGGAGAACCGCTGGTCCCCGGCTTCCGGAGCCGCCAGGGAGCGGTACGTCCAGGTCAGCGGGGTGCGTTTTCCAGCCACTCGGGGGCGATCTCGCCCTCGGCGACGATCACGGCGGGGCCCGTCATCTCGATCTCCCCGTCCGGCCGCTCGGTGATGACCAGCCGGCCGCCGGGCACGTCAACGACGTAGGTCGCCGGGGTGCCGGTGACGGCCGGGTCGGCGTCGTCGCGCCGGGCGGCGGCCACGGCGACGGCGCACGCGCCGGTGCCGCACGAACGGGTCTCGCCGGAACCCCGCTCGTGCACGCGCATCGCGACGTGCCCGGGGGCCCGGTCGACGACGAACTCCACGTTGACACCGTCCGGGTAGGCCCCCTCCGGGCCGACCGGCGGCGCGGTGTAGAGGTCACCGGCGTGATCGAGGTCGTCCACGAAGGCGACGGCGTGCGGGTTGCCCATGTTCACGTTCCGCGCGGGCCATTCGCGTGCGCCGACCCTGACCGTGACCTCACCCTCGGGCAGGCGGGCCCGGCCCATGCCCACGGTGACGTCTCCGGCGCCGGAACCGTCCTCGGAGGTCTTGGCGATGTGGACCCGCTTCACGCCCCCGCGCGTGGCGATGGTGAGGTCACCTTCGCCCACATGTCCGGCGTGCTGGAGGTAGCGCGCGAACACACGCACTCCGTTGCCGCACATCTCGGCGATCGAGCCGTCGCCGTTGCGGTAGTCCATGAACCACTCGGCTTCGGCGGCCATGTCACGGGCCTCGGGATGCGCCGCGGAGCGCACCACGTGCAGGACACCGTCGCCGCCGATGCCGGCACGGCGGTCGCAGAGGGCGGCCACGGCGGCGGGCGTCAGATCGATGGCGTTCTCGGGGTCGGGCACGATCACGAAGTCGTTCTCGGTGCCGTGTCCCTTGAGGAATGCGATCCGCGTGCTCATCCCTCGATCGTACGGGGTGGCCGCCACGGCGTCCGGGGACGGCCCTAGCGGAGCCGGGCGACCCGCCACACGGCGAGGACGGCGACGACGCCCACGAGCAGGGCGTAGGTGAGCACGACGCGCCAGTCGGCACGGCGGCCGGAGCCGCGCGGGGGAAGGCCCGGCCAGGTGTAGCCGACGCGGCGGGCGGCCATCATGCCCCAGCCGGCGGCGCAGGAGCAGATCAGCAGGCCCAGCATGGCGATGACCGCGCCGCTGTCGCCGAAGTCGAAGGCGAGCGGGAAGGCGAACATCAGCGAGCCGAGGGCGGCCAGGCCCACGATGGGCGCGAGCTGCCAGATGCGCAGCCGCCGCTGGGGACGCAGTTCGACCTCGACCTCGGGTCCGCCCGCGAACATCTCCTCGGGGGTCGGTCCGTCGGCGGTGACCACGACCGGGAGGTCGTCCGGACCGTCGTCGGTCAGACGGTCCTCGACGCCGGGCTCGTCACTGTCGGTGGTGATGTGCTCGGTGCCTGCTGCGGTGTCACGAGGGCTGGCCTCCATCGCCACGCGCCCTCCCAACTAGGACTTCACTGGTCGATCGAAGCTCGATGATGGCACGGCGCCGGAGGCCGGGTTGACCGGTGGCGCATCCCGATGCCAGGACGTGATCAGGCTGTGACCGGTCGTTCGACCAACGCCAGCGCCAGCCCCGGAAGTTCCCCGCGGTCCGCCACGGCCCCGCTGAGCCAGTGCACCCTGGGGTCCCGCCGGAACCAGGTGTCCTGGCGGCGCGCGAAGCGCTTGGTGGAGCGCACGGTCTCCGCGCGCGCCTCCTCCTCGGTGCACTCCCCGGCGAGGGCGTTGAGCACCTGCTGATAGCCGAGCGCGCGGGCGGCGGTACGCCCCTCGCGCAGGCCCTGGGCCTCCAGCGCGCGCACCTCGTCGACGAGCCCGGCCTCCCACATGCGGTCGACGCGGCGC is from Streptomyces seoulensis and encodes:
- a CDS encoding RelA/SpoT family protein codes for the protein MSAEATNPASPGPVAPTAPTVARRKSRPRIDLRRLGRAALLGPAVRSRLPDAIGHVAEAHRAHHPDADLDPLRRAYLLAESSHRGQMRKSGEPYITHPLAVTLILAELGAETTTLTASLLHDTVEDTEVTLDQVREEFGEEVRYLVDGVTKLEKVDYGAAAEPETFRKMLVATGNDVRVMSIKLADRLHNMRTLGVMRPEKQARIAKVTRDVLIPLAERLGVQALKTELEDLVFAILHPEEYARTSELIAENAAREDPLAEVADEVRAVLREADIPAEVLIRPRHFVSVHRVSRKRGPLRGTDFGRLLVLVNEDADCYAVLGELHTCLTPVVSEFKDFIAVPKFNLYQSLHTAVARPDGQVVEVLIRTHHMHQAAEAGVIALGNPYTPPAEEQTASLDGERADPTRPGWLSRLLDWQQGASDPDTFWSTLRDDLAQDREITVVRPDGGTLGLPEGATCVDAAYAQYGEDAHACIGARVNGRLATLSTVLRDGDTVQLLMGQDPASEPSREWLDHAHTPAARIAIQRWLAAHPGADGRSPDAADGPGGTRPTSSAPAARPRGADVLLDEPGGPVRLAGCCTPVPPDGIVGFAVRGGAVTVHRVECSMVADMKNRGRAEIAVRWGDTTACRVTLVAESFSRPHLLADLTEAIAQEGAEIVSATVESPNQQRVRHTYTLQLPDAGELPTLMRAMRDVPGVYDVSRAQAPAA
- the dapF gene encoding diaminopimelate epimerase, producing the protein MSTRIAFLKGHGTENDFVIVPDPENAIDLTPAAVAALCDRRAGIGGDGVLHVVRSAAHPEARDMAAEAEWFMDYRNGDGSIAEMCGNGVRVFARYLQHAGHVGEGDLTIATRGGVKRVHIAKTSEDGSGAGDVTVGMGRARLPEGEVTVRVGAREWPARNVNMGNPHAVAFVDDLDHAGDLYTAPPVGPEGAYPDGVNVEFVVDRAPGHVAMRVHERGSGETRSCGTGACAVAVAAARRDDADPAVTGTPATYVVDVPGGRLVITERPDGEIEMTGPAVIVAEGEIAPEWLENAPR